The Kroppenstedtia pulmonis genome has a segment encoding these proteins:
- a CDS encoding putative amidoligase domain-containing protein, whose product MEPLYLQSQQLKSEQAVRNEVIRADHTLTPSIRLKWTKDPYYSESVLTLNPPFAVKNVRSKEYRNECLKLHGLTVPNKKATLLRQYVVVVFQTRVLILYRSDTRRVWLAETKPRTRESYKRVPRQETSREVRRVKETAIRGLYALGLDYGVIIVGILPGNVVAVLNVNPSPRLNREMESVFTSAILQYIHSLPRFVSEMDQVMMGADPEFLLQHTKGELVMASKYFPRFGQVGCDAIWHGSNRNRKPLVELRPRPSTNPHKLVMRMYQGMVYASKKIDDSKVKWLSGALPHPSYPLGGHIHFSGIPLNFKLLRALDNYLALSLVLVEDLKGVKRRPKYGFLGDFRNQFHGGFEYRTLPSWLISPTLTKGVLALAKVVAAYYPYLPDDPLAQLRFQKAYYQGNKNALKEKVQSLWENLVVLNSYKKYQIHLDALYSLLFTGTTWDESQDFRIYWKVPPYHR is encoded by the coding sequence ATGGAGCCGCTCTACCTCCAAAGTCAACAACTAAAGAGTGAACAAGCGGTTCGCAATGAAGTGATCAGGGCGGATCATACATTGACTCCGTCCATTCGGCTTAAGTGGACGAAGGATCCGTACTATTCCGAGTCAGTCTTGACACTGAATCCTCCATTTGCAGTTAAAAATGTTCGATCCAAGGAGTACAGAAACGAGTGTCTGAAGTTACATGGACTGACCGTTCCCAATAAAAAGGCCACCCTGTTGCGTCAGTATGTAGTCGTGGTATTCCAGACCCGTGTCCTTATTCTGTACCGTTCCGATACTCGTCGGGTATGGTTGGCAGAAACGAAACCTCGTACAAGAGAGTCTTACAAGAGAGTCCCCCGTCAGGAAACCAGTCGGGAAGTCAGACGGGTGAAAGAGACGGCCATAAGAGGTTTGTATGCATTGGGACTGGATTACGGCGTGATTATTGTGGGTATTTTGCCCGGAAATGTCGTCGCTGTTTTAAATGTTAATCCCTCTCCCCGTCTTAATCGGGAAATGGAGTCGGTGTTTACTTCTGCCATTTTGCAATACATCCACAGTTTACCTCGTTTTGTATCGGAAATGGATCAAGTGATGATGGGTGCAGATCCGGAGTTTCTTTTGCAACATACCAAGGGAGAGTTGGTGATGGCATCCAAGTACTTTCCGCGATTCGGACAGGTGGGATGTGACGCGATCTGGCATGGTTCAAACCGAAACCGTAAACCCTTGGTGGAGTTACGCCCCCGTCCCAGTACAAATCCTCATAAGTTGGTAATGCGGATGTACCAGGGGATGGTATATGCTTCAAAAAAAATAGATGATTCCAAAGTAAAGTGGTTATCCGGTGCATTGCCTCATCCATCTTATCCACTGGGCGGTCACATCCATTTCAGCGGTATTCCCCTGAACTTTAAATTATTACGGGCTTTGGACAATTATCTGGCTCTTTCTCTGGTTTTAGTGGAAGATTTAAAAGGAGTGAAAAGACGTCCTAAATATGGATTTCTTGGGGACTTTCGCAATCAGTTCCACGGGGGTTTTGAATATCGCACCCTGCCCAGCTGGTTGATTTCACCTACGTTGACGAAAGGAGTGCTGGCCTTGGCCAAAGTGGTGGCTGCTTACTACCCTTATTTACCGGATGACCCTTTGGCGCAACTTCGCTTTCAAAAGGCTTACTACCAAGGAAATAAGAATGCCCTGAAAGAAAAAGTACAGAGTTTGTGGGAAAATTTAGTGGTCTTGAATAGTTATAAAAAATACCAGATTCATTTGGATGCGTTATACAGCCTTCTTTTTACGGGAACCACATGGGATGAGTCTCAGGACTTTCGGATTTACTGGAAGGTTCCTCCCTACCACCGATAA
- the cotE gene encoding outer spore coat protein CotE, with protein MPNTESGMQCRQIITKAVTGKGRKFCQATHSIHPPDHISSILGCWIINHQYEANRVGDVIEVVGNYDINIWFSFNRNTKTEVANQTVRYVDQVPLSYYDNHVREGTTEVSAVATQPPNCIEASIASDGSVTVRVEREFYVEMVGETKVCVVVCPGDCDDWDDKGFESTSISMNDSTQNFEDLDPDLVIDDLND; from the coding sequence GTGCCAAATACAGAAAGCGGAATGCAGTGCCGCCAGATTATAACGAAGGCAGTTACCGGCAAAGGGAGAAAGTTCTGCCAGGCAACACACTCCATTCACCCCCCTGATCATATCTCCAGTATTCTGGGTTGCTGGATCATCAACCATCAATATGAGGCAAACCGGGTGGGAGATGTCATCGAAGTAGTGGGAAACTACGATATCAATATCTGGTTTTCTTTTAACCGGAACACCAAAACGGAAGTGGCCAACCAAACGGTACGCTATGTTGATCAGGTTCCCCTTAGTTATTATGACAACCATGTCCGGGAAGGAACGACAGAGGTCAGCGCCGTCGCCACCCAGCCCCCGAACTGCATTGAGGCGTCCATCGCCAGTGACGGTTCTGTGACGGTTCGGGTGGAACGAGAGTTTTATGTTGAGATGGTGGGTGAAACCAAGGTATGTGTGGTGGTATGTCCTGGTGATTGTGATGATTGGGATGACAAGGGGTTTGAAAGTACATCCATAAGCATGAACGACAGTACTCAAAACTTTGAAGATTTGGATCCGGATCTGGTTATTGATGATTTAAATGATTAA
- a CDS encoding YlbF family regulator, which produces MSQTELKEHPILVHAARLGKRLSETDEIRRFRLAEHQIQQSQRVNSLIEEIKRKQKELVHAKHYQKHEYIHQVENDLKLLQEEMDNLPIVKEYQQSQVEVNDLLQTLQKAVADAISERLQVEVGGEVGGGCGSGGPCGCK; this is translated from the coding sequence ATGTCTCAAACGGAGCTAAAGGAACATCCTATATTGGTACATGCTGCCCGATTGGGGAAAAGGCTGTCTGAAACGGATGAAATCCGACGCTTTCGACTTGCCGAGCACCAGATTCAACAAAGTCAAAGGGTAAACAGTTTGATCGAAGAAATTAAGCGGAAGCAAAAGGAGCTTGTTCACGCAAAGCACTATCAAAAACATGAATATATCCATCAAGTGGAAAATGATCTTAAACTTTTACAGGAGGAGATGGATAATCTCCCCATTGTGAAGGAGTATCAGCAGTCTCAGGTTGAAGTGAACGACTTGCTGCAAACCTTGCAAAAAGCAGTAGCTGATGCTATCTCGGAACGGTTGCAAGTAGAAGTGGGAGGAGAAGTCGGAGGCGGTTGTGGAAGCGGAGGTCCTTGCGGGTGTAAATGA
- the miaB gene encoding tRNA (N6-isopentenyl adenosine(37)-C2)-methylthiotransferase MiaB, whose product MNEEMARYFTGPDLKAAKKRGKEAIEVLDFEAIPDEMRKIGVGKRYMIKTYGCQMNVHDSETIAGILEAMGYKGTDSEEEASVILINTCAIRENAEDKVYGEIGRLKPLKTEKPELVLGVCGCMSQEESVVNRILTKHQHVDLIFGTHNIHRLPYLLKEALFSKEMVVEVWSKEGDIIENLPKVREDGLKAWVNIMYGCDKFCTYCIVPYTRGKERSRRPEDVLAEVRDLARKGYQEVTLLGQNVNAYGKDFTDREYRFGDLMDDVRKVGIPRVRFTTSHPRDFDDHLIEVLAKGGNLVEHIHLPAQSGNDAILKIMARKYTRESYMELVRKLKKAIPDVVLTTDIIVGYPGETEEQFQDTLSLMKEVEYDSAFTFIYSPREGTPAARMKDDVPMEVKKERLHRLNRLQDEISRRKNEALRGQVVEVLVEGESKKNPDILSGRTRTNKLVNFRGPKHLIGQFVYVHIDEPQTWTLKGRWIENPSMEQVGS is encoded by the coding sequence ATGAACGAAGAGATGGCACGCTACTTCACCGGACCGGACCTGAAAGCGGCTAAAAAGAGGGGAAAAGAAGCAATAGAGGTACTGGACTTTGAGGCGATTCCGGATGAAATGAGGAAAATAGGTGTCGGAAAACGGTATATGATCAAGACCTATGGTTGTCAAATGAATGTGCATGACAGCGAGACAATAGCAGGTATTTTGGAAGCGATGGGTTACAAAGGAACCGATTCGGAGGAAGAAGCTTCTGTGATCCTGATCAATACGTGTGCGATCCGGGAAAACGCAGAAGATAAAGTATACGGGGAAATCGGACGGTTAAAGCCCCTAAAGACGGAAAAACCGGAATTGGTTTTGGGTGTGTGTGGTTGCATGTCCCAGGAGGAATCCGTTGTGAACCGGATTCTGACCAAACACCAGCATGTTGATTTAATTTTCGGCACCCATAATATTCATCGTTTGCCCTATTTGCTGAAAGAGGCTCTTTTTTCCAAAGAAATGGTAGTGGAAGTATGGTCCAAAGAAGGGGATATCATTGAAAACTTGCCCAAGGTACGAGAGGATGGTTTAAAGGCTTGGGTAAATATCATGTACGGATGTGACAAATTCTGTACCTATTGCATTGTTCCCTACACCCGTGGAAAAGAGAGAAGTCGCCGTCCTGAGGATGTACTGGCGGAGGTTCGGGATCTGGCACGAAAGGGCTACCAAGAAGTCACTCTCCTTGGTCAAAATGTAAATGCTTACGGAAAGGATTTTACAGACCGGGAATACCGGTTCGGGGATTTAATGGATGATGTACGGAAAGTGGGAATTCCCCGAGTTCGCTTTACCACCAGTCATCCCAGAGACTTTGATGATCACCTGATTGAAGTGTTGGCCAAGGGTGGCAATTTGGTAGAACATATACACTTACCGGCTCAGTCCGGGAATGATGCCATCTTAAAGATTATGGCCCGAAAATATACACGTGAAAGCTATATGGAACTGGTTCGCAAGCTGAAGAAAGCCATTCCCGATGTCGTTTTGACCACGGATATTATTGTCGGCTATCCCGGTGAAACGGAAGAACAGTTTCAAGATACCTTAAGTTTAATGAAAGAGGTGGAATATGATTCGGCTTTTACTTTTATCTATTCGCCTCGGGAAGGAACACCGGCTGCCCGGATGAAAGATGATGTTCCGATGGAAGTGAAAAAGGAACGACTGCATCGCCTCAATCGATTGCAGGATGAGATCAGCCGTCGAAAGAATGAAGCGTTACGGGGCCAAGTTGTGGAAGTGTTGGTTGAAGGGGAAAGCAAAAAAAATCCGGATATCTTGTCCGGACGAACCCGTACCAACAAGTTGGTTAACTTTCGTGGTCCGAAACATTTGATTGGTCAATTTGTATATGTTCATATCGATGAGCCTCAGACATGGACTTTGAAGGGTAGATGGATAGAAAATCCTTCTATGGAGCAGGTGGGAAGTTAA
- a CDS encoding glycine C-acetyltransferase translates to MKGFEHLESEIKSWLEDGVFRPLTELESEQGSKVTIKGKEVIQLSSNNYLGLTTHPRLKKASLEAVEKFGAGTGSVRTIAGTFSMHEEFERQLANFKHTEAALVFQSGFTANVGVVASILGEEDVVISDALNHASIIDGIRLTKAGRRIYKHADMDDLEKALQETEKARTRLVITDGVFSMDGDVAPLPDIVELCEKYGALVMVDDAHASGVMGKNGRGTVDHFDLHGRVHIQVGTLSKAIGVLGGYVAGPQILRDYLIHRARPFLFSTSHPPAVTAACQMAIRVLLEEPELIEKLWENTRFFKEGLGKLGFDIGISETPITPVMVGTDSLAMKFSDTLLDEGVYAQGIAFPTVPRNQARVRTIVTATHSREELEQALDAFGRAGKKLGII, encoded by the coding sequence ATGAAGGGATTCGAACACCTGGAAAGTGAGATCAAAAGTTGGTTGGAAGACGGGGTATTTCGTCCCTTGACGGAATTGGAATCCGAACAGGGATCCAAGGTGACAATCAAGGGAAAAGAAGTGATTCAGCTTTCTTCCAATAACTATTTGGGATTGACAACCCATCCACGCCTGAAGAAAGCGTCTTTGGAAGCTGTGGAGAAGTTCGGAGCAGGCACCGGTTCCGTTCGGACCATCGCCGGTACTTTTTCCATGCACGAGGAATTTGAACGCCAATTGGCTAACTTCAAACATACGGAAGCCGCACTGGTTTTCCAATCCGGTTTTACGGCTAATGTCGGAGTGGTTGCTTCAATCCTTGGAGAAGAAGACGTGGTTATCAGTGATGCTTTAAATCATGCCAGTATTATCGACGGGATCCGTTTGACCAAGGCGGGTCGTCGGATCTATAAACATGCTGACATGGATGATTTGGAAAAAGCTTTGCAGGAAACGGAGAAAGCCCGGACCCGATTGGTTATTACAGACGGAGTCTTCAGTATGGACGGAGATGTGGCTCCGCTTCCGGATATTGTAGAACTGTGTGAAAAATACGGAGCTTTGGTGATGGTGGATGATGCTCATGCCAGTGGTGTGATGGGGAAAAACGGTCGCGGAACGGTGGATCATTTTGATCTTCACGGGAGGGTTCACATTCAGGTGGGAACCTTGTCCAAGGCAATTGGCGTCCTGGGAGGATATGTGGCCGGTCCGCAGATTTTACGGGATTATCTGATTCATCGTGCCCGTCCATTCTTATTTAGTACATCTCATCCACCGGCGGTAACTGCTGCCTGTCAGATGGCAATCCGTGTTTTGCTTGAAGAACCGGAATTAATTGAAAAACTGTGGGAAAATACCCGATTCTTTAAAGAGGGTTTAGGCAAATTGGGTTTCGATATTGGAATCAGTGAAACACCCATTACTCCGGTGATGGTGGGAACCGACTCCCTGGCCATGAAATTCTCCGATACTTTGTTGGATGAGGGAGTTTATGCCCAAGGGATTGCCTTCCCGACAGTTCCCAGAAATCAGGCGCGTGTTCGGACCATTGTGACTGCTACCCATAGTCGGGAAGAATTGGAGCAAGCATTGGACGCCTTTGGTCGGGCTGGTAAAAAATTGGGTATCATTTAA